One window from the genome of bacterium encodes:
- a CDS encoding lytic transglycosylase domain-containing protein encodes MGGQKGWALKFAAMVVAAGISAGMPGPAAASETAQALLRDGIVAYRAGAPAQALQVFAAAATKAPGDALPALWAGSAAAALGQWNVAGDYFREALRRPHTSDVGRLAEAWLMRLEALNTRIPGSVDPQLGIAALAYASNPRLTRSQAAWLGQAVEAAAEREALDPWLLASVIYVESRFNHQSISSAGALGLGQLMPGTAQAAGVNPIDPWQNVLGAAEILRWNYLEFRTWPLALAGYNAGGDAVRRYGGIPPYPETQWYVRAVLWLQSQLRRAV; translated from the coding sequence CGGCGATGGTCGTCGCGGCGGGGATCTCCGCGGGGATGCCGGGTCCCGCGGCCGCATCCGAGACCGCACAGGCATTGCTGCGCGACGGAATCGTGGCCTACCGTGCCGGCGCGCCCGCCCAGGCCTTACAGGTGTTTGCCGCGGCCGCCACCAAGGCTCCCGGCGACGCCCTTCCCGCACTTTGGGCGGGGTCTGCCGCCGCCGCTTTGGGACAGTGGAATGTAGCCGGCGACTATTTCCGTGAGGCCCTACGCCGTCCGCACACGTCTGATGTGGGCCGTCTCGCAGAAGCCTGGCTCATGCGGCTCGAGGCGCTCAACACCCGAATCCCAGGATCGGTCGATCCCCAATTGGGGATCGCCGCCCTGGCCTACGCGAGCAACCCACGATTGACGCGCAGCCAGGCCGCTTGGCTCGGGCAGGCGGTCGAGGCCGCGGCAGAGCGAGAGGCCCTCGATCCCTGGCTGCTCGCCTCGGTGATCTACGTGGAAAGCCGGTTTAACCACCAATCGATCAGCTCGGCGGGCGCGTTAGGGCTCGGCCAGCTTATGCCCGGTACGGCGCAGGCCGCGGGAGTGAACCCGATTGATCCGTGGCAGAACGTGCTCGGTGCAGCCGAAATTCTTCGGTGGAACTATCTTGAGTTTCGTACCTGGCCGCTTGCCCTCGCCGGCTATAATGCGGGGGGCGACGCCGTGAGGCGATACGGCGGCATTCCACCGTACCCCGAGACGCAGTGGTATGTGCGCGCGGTGCTTTGGTTGCAGAGCCAGTTGCGGCGGGCCGTTTAG